Within Magnetococcales bacterium, the genomic segment CCCCCGGCGGCAAGATCACCGCCTTGACCAGTTGGGGAAATGGCATAGCCCTGCTGATCGAGAGCGTCCAGGGGAGTCAGGAGATATGGGGCATCGACTCCCAGGGGGTGGTCAAGCGCCGCCTGCGGGTTCAACCTGGATCGGACGGGGGGGTAAAAACCCCGAATCCCAGATAGTTGACACTGGGATCGCGCGAAATTTCCCACTGATCGCGCCAGGGGACGTAGGTCATTCCGGAGACATCCCGCACCCGGATGCCCGCGCTGCGCATCCAGCCGGACAACTCCGAGGGACGAATGAACCTGTCGTATTGGTGGGTTCCCTGCGGCAACCAGCGCAGCACATATTCGGCCCCGGCAATCGCCAGAAGCCACGCTTTCCAGGTGCGGTTCAGGGTCGAAAAAAACAGCAGTCCGCCTGGTTTGAGCAGGAGTGAGCAGGCGTGCAGAAACCTTGGCGGATCGGCGACGTGCTCCAACACCTCCATGGCCATGACGGCGTCGAAAGAGGCGGGCGCCTCCTGCGCCAACGCCTCGACGGATTGAAGACGATAATCGACCCGCGAACCGCTCTCCTGCTGGTGTGCCTTTGCCACGCCGATGATCTTCTCCGAACGGTCGATGGCGGTCACACTGGCCCCGAGTTGATCCAGACTCTCCGCCAAAATGCCTCCACCGCAGCCAATATCGAGAAGACGCAACGCCGACATGTCGGCAAATCCTTGACTGGCGAGCCGCTCCTTGGCATAGCCGGTGCGGAGCGGGTTGATCCGATGCAAGGGTTTGAAGCGGCCTTCGGGATCCCACCATTCGTGGGCCATAAGTTCGAACTTACTGATTTCAGAAGGATCGTCCGTGGACATAATCGCTCCGCTCTGGCACGGTTGGCTCATGGGTTCAACCTCGGCATGCGAGTTGCTCACAGACTCACGACCGAGGGGTCGAAACGTCAGAGGATGACGGCTGAAGATCCGGTGCCGTGGGGCACCGGATCCCCGCAGGCGCCGCTGGACGCCTCCCGCACTTCAGATCCCCGATGCAGAATTCCGAGAGTAGCATGAATCTCCACGGATGGGGAGTTGAGATGTATGCCGATGGAGGAAAGAAATGAGACCAGATCGTCGCAAGCTCCTCAAGTTGTTGGCTTTGACAGCTGGAAGCTTTATGTTGCCCGCATCACTGGCGCAGGCCGGATCTCCGGTCAGGAAGATCAGCGCCAAAGGCGGGCACACCGCCGTGATCGTCATCGATCCGGGGCATGGGGGTGAGGATCCGGGCGCCGTCGGAGCCGAGGGCACACGGGAAAAGGATGTGGTGCTGACGGTTGCCAAAAAGTTGGCGCACCGCATCAACCACACCCCCGGCTTTCGTGCTCACCTGACCCGCACTGGGGACTACTTCGTAACCCTGAACAAGCGCGTCTCCATCGCCCGTCAATACAGCCCCGATCTGTTCATGAGCCTGCATGCCGATGCCTTCCACATACCGTCCGCCCGGGGCGCGTCGGTTTATTGTCTGTCGGAACGGGGCATGTCCACCCCGGACCGGGCCATCAAAGCCCTGGTGCGGCGGGAAAACAGCGCCGACCTGATCGGCGGCGTCAACCTGCGGGAAGATGTCGAGCCGGAAGTCGCCGAGATGCTGATGGACCTTGCCCAACGTGACTCCCTCAACCGTGCCCTGCTCCTCGGGCAAAACCTCCTCGGCAGCCTCCAGAGCGTCGGGCGCATGAAACTCCACTACAAAAGCGTCAAACAGGCCGGGTTTGCGGTTCTGAAGGCCCCGGACGTTCCTTCGGTGTTGGTGGAGATGGCCTTTCTCAGCAATCCGAAAGAAGAGGAACTGATGCGCAGAGTCTCCTTCCAGGAGACCCTGGCCGACGCACTGTTGAGTGGTACACGGCGCTACTTTCAGTACTCGCATCGGGTCTGAAAGACCCCCCCACAGGCAGCCCGCCGCCATGGAGCGGGCAGTCGAAACAAACTTGATCCATCCGGGCGCTAAGGAATTCCCTTGATCGGTAGGGGCCATTCTCCCACAATTGGGCGTTGACCCTCGGGCACTCGCCCACCCCATCAAGGAGAGCCTGCATGAAAGCCCTGTTTCTGACCAAAGAGTACCCTCCCAACGTCTACGGAGGCGCCGGAGTCCATGTGGAGTATCTTTCCCAGGAACTCGCCAAGTTGATCGAGGTTGAGGTTCGTTGTTTTGGCAAACAAAATGCCAAGAGCGGCAATCTCACGGTCCGGGGTGTGGATTTTGACGCAAAATATTTTGAACAGTGTGATAAAAAGCTGAAATCCCCCTTCACGTCATTCGCCAATTGCATTCAGTTCAATGCCGAACCGATCGATGCGCAGTTGGTGCATTGTCACACCTGGTATTCCCATCTGGGCGGTATTTTTGCTCAAAAGGCCTACGGCATACCGCTTGTTCTGACGACCCACTCTCTGGAGCCCTCACGCCCCTGGAAACGGGAGCAGTTGGGCCTGGGATACGACCTCTCGGTCTGGGTGGAAAAGACCGCCATGGAGTCGGCGGATGCCATCATCGCCGTCTCGAAGGGGATGAAGGAGGATGTCACCCGCCTCTTCCATGTGGATCCAGACCGGATTCATGTGATCTACAATGGCATCAATATCGAAGAGTACCAGTACACCCCAGCCACCGACGCCTTGCTTGAGTTCGGTATCAACCCGAACGTCCCCTTCGTCCTCTTCGTCGGTCGCATCACCCGTCAGAAGGGAATCATCCACCTGGTCAATGCCCTCAAGCACATCAACCCGAATGTGCAGATCGTGCTGTGCGCCGGCGAGCCGGATACACCGGAAATCCGGGTCGAAATGGAGGAGGGTGTCCGCAAGGCTCAACAGGTCCGCGATAACATCATCTGGATTCCCCAGATGGTGCCCAAGAAAAAAATTATTCAGCTTTATTCACATGCCGCCGTCTTTTGCTGCCCCTCCATCTATGAGCCCTTCGGCATCATCAATCTGGAGGCGATGGCCTGCAAGACGCCTGTGGTGGGCAGTGCCGTCGGTGGCATCGTCGAGATCATCCAGCACGGCAAGACCGGCTTTCTTGTCGAGTTCGATCAATACAAGCAAAGTCCGTTTGAACCGGTCAATCCAGAGGCATTTTCTCAAAAGCTGGCTGACCACATCAACCAAATTCTGAACAACGACCAACTCCGCAAGGAGATGGGAGAAAACAGCAGAAAAAGAGTTGAGGAGCGCTTCAGTTGGGCCAGCATTGCCCAGGAGGTTCTTGCGCTCTACACCAAACTGGTGCAGTCCAAATAAAGGTAGCGGTAACAATGAATAACATAATAATGGACGCCAACCACCCTTTTACCATAGAAAATGTACAGCCATCCGTTGATGGTGGCAAATTTCCCATCAAGCGCGAGGTCGGCGACCGCGTGCGGATCACCGCCACGGTTTTTCGTGACGGACACAACGTCACGCGGGTGATTCTGAAAGTTCGGGAGAAATACAGCAATCTTCCCTGGACCGAATCGCCCATGAAGGCCATCAACCCCGGTCTCAGCCACTGGGTCGGCAGTGTGGTTCTGACCAAAAATGCCATGTACGAGTTTACCATCGAGGCCTTCACCGATATCTATCAATCCTGGCTCGATGACCTGACAAAAAAATTCCGCGCCAACGAAAATGTCGCCAGCGACCTGGTGGAAGGGCGGGAGTTTCTGCACCGTCTGGCAAGTCTGTTGAACAAAGAGGGCGAAAAGGTCTACCTGAACTATGTCTTTTCACGCCTGGATCAGGCCGACAATGTGGAGAGTCAGTTCAACATTTTTTCCGAAACCGACCTGATCAATCTGATCTCCCGCAATGCCCCCCGGGACGACAGCACCGTTCTGACCCCTCCTTTGGAGATCATGGTGGACCGGGAGAAAGCCCGCTACGCCGCCTGGTATGAATTTTTTCCCCGTTCCCAGGGGCGGGTAGAGGGACGAAGCGCCACCTTTCGGGAGTGTATTGCCCGTCTGCCGGAAATCAAAAAAATGGGCTTCGATGTCGTTTATCTTCCCCCCATCCATCCCATCGGGGTGACCGGACGCAAGGGGGCGAACAACTCCCTGACCTGTAGTCCTTCCGAACCCGGGTGCCCCTATGCCATTGGCAACCAAAGCGGTGGCCACATGGCAGTCGAACCGGGACTGGGCACCATGGATGATTTTCTGGAGTTCGAAAAGGCCTGCCGCGACCTTGGCATGGAGGTGGCCCTCGATTTTGCCATCAACTGCTCTCCCGATCACCCCTACGTGGCTGCGCATCCCGAGTGGTTTTTCAAACGCCCGGACGGCACCATTAAGTATGCAGAAAATCCCCCGAAAAAATACGAGGATATCTATCCGCTCAACTTCAACGCCCCGAATGGACATTGGAAAGATGTCTGGGAGGAGATGCACGATATCATCCTCTTCTGGGCCGACAAGGGGGTGCGCATATTCCGGGTGGACAATCCGCACACCAAGCCTGTCCCCTTCTGGCATTGGCTGATTCAAAACGTCCAGCAGGCCCACCCGGACGTCCTCTTTTTGTCGGAGGCCTTCACCAAACCTCCCATGATGCAGGCCCTGGCCAAGGTGGGCTTCACCCAATCCTACACCTACTTCACCTGGCGCAACTTCAAACATGAGATCACGGAATATTTTACGGAGTTGACCCAGTCCAGCGTCAGTGAATACATGCGAGGCAACCTCTTCCCGAACACTCCGGATATTCTTCCCCGTATTCTCCAGGAGGGTGGTCGTCCCGCCTTCAAGATGCGTTTTGCACTGGCCGCCACGCTCTCCTCGGTTTACGGTATCTACAGTGGCTATGAACTGTGTGAAAACACCCCTGTCCCCGGCAAGGAAGAGTATTTGAATTCGGAAAAATACCAGTACAAGGTTTGGGATTGGGATCGCCCTGGTAACATCAAGGGCTATATCGAAAAGATCAACAGCATCCGAAAAGAGAACCCTTCCCTGCATCTCTACAAAAATCTGCGCTTTTACAAAGCAGAGAACGAAAATATTCTGTTCTATGGCAAGGCCACACCTGATCGCCGGAATGTCATCCTGATTCTGGTCAACCTGGACCCCTTCAACCGTCAGGAGGCCAACATCTTCATTCCTCTGACCGATATCGGTTTGAAGGAAGGGGAACACTTCGAGATGCATGAACTGATCTCGGGTGGGCGGTTTTTGCTGCAAGGCAGCCACTTTTTCGTCAAGATCGACCCCTCGCAGCCAGCCTGGATCTTCCGCGTGGAGAAATGGCATCAGCGCGAGCAGGATTTTGACACCTTCGGCTTGTAGTCGGCGCAGTCTAACCGGCTGTCTCTCCACACTCTCCCTCGCTCGACGAGGGAGATGTGGAGTGACGGCGTGATTCCCAACTTTCCAGAAGATTCAGCATGACAATGGGGATCTCCCGCAAAAGTTCTCCCGGGATCGTCATGATGGTGGTGGGTTCCAGGGAGCGGTACTGAAACCGTCTCTCGCCACGGAAGACCGCGCTCCCCTCCCCGAAGGTCATACCGGTCTTCAGCACATCCATAACCCGGTCACGCCAGCGAAGTTCCACCCGGCCTGATTCGATGAGACAGAGTCGCTCCGGATCCAGGGCCATCAGAGATTCTCCCTGGGCAGCGGGAAAGTGATGTCTCTGCATCTGTTGGGCAATCCTGTTCAGCGTGGGGGTCGAGATATTTTCCCCAAAAAGCCGCGTGTTCTGCATGATCTTGCGATTATCATTCAAGGTCTTGATCATCACATCAAGCCTGTTCTTCTGGATAAACTCCAGATAGGAACCCGCCGGGATGCGCAAGGCTTGCACGAAGCTGACGGAGCGGGAGGTGTTTTTGGCAGGCAGCCCCTGAAGGCCATGGTACTCTCCCAACATGGTACCGGCAGAGAGAACGTTGTAGATTCCGGCATCGGCGCTGATCTTTTCCACAATTCCGGTCAAGACCAAAAACACCACGGGGTTAATCTCCCCCTTTTTGATGATAATCGAACCCGGGTTGAATGTAACGATGGGGTTGTTCAAGAGTTTGCGTAAATTGGGCCGCGTAATACCAGGAAAATAAGCGAAGAGAAAATCCGCAGCCGTATCGCGCAAAGGCTCGGAAAAATCCGGGACCAAAACGTCCACCACACCAAAAGGCGCACTGGAGCCGATCTCCTTCTGGTGTGTGGTCAACAAGGCAGAGGTATGGGCCAGAATGATCCGCTCCGAAACATCATCCTTGAAATCCTCTGCCTGTCCGTGGATCAATCCGCCGCCAATATCAATTTTTTTAACATCTGCCGGCATCAGATACTGGCTGAATGTCTCTTCAAAGAAGGCTTGTGGGATACCGTCACCCCTGCCCTGGTCCACCATACCTTCCAGAATTTTCCGTGTCGCAATATCGGCCAGGTGACCATAGGAGCGAAATTTTCCATCCCAGAAAGTACGAAAATAGTAGGCACAGGTCTCGACTGGGTGGGGCGAAAGAATCGGCATGACCTCCAGGCCATCCATGTCGTTCCACACTCCGACCTGAAGATCACGAACAACGAAAAAATCGATCAGGCGCTCTTCCGCAATGGACAACAACGCGGCCAGTTTTCTGAATACCGAAACACGAACCAGGGGGGGAGCGAAATATTGAATGCGGCGTCCGCTGCGAATCAATGTGACCAGGCCGGCAAAGTGGTCGTCATGGT encodes:
- the glgA gene encoding glycogen synthase, giving the protein MKALFLTKEYPPNVYGGAGVHVEYLSQELAKLIEVEVRCFGKQNAKSGNLTVRGVDFDAKYFEQCDKKLKSPFTSFANCIQFNAEPIDAQLVHCHTWYSHLGGIFAQKAYGIPLVLTTHSLEPSRPWKREQLGLGYDLSVWVEKTAMESADAIIAVSKGMKEDVTRLFHVDPDRIHVIYNGINIEEYQYTPATDALLEFGINPNVPFVLFVGRITRQKGIIHLVNALKHINPNVQIVLCAGEPDTPEIRVEMEEGVRKAQQVRDNIIWIPQMVPKKKIIQLYSHAAVFCCPSIYEPFGIINLEAMACKTPVVGSAVGGIVEIIQHGKTGFLVEFDQYKQSPFEPVNPEAFSQKLADHINQILNNDQLRKEMGENSRKRVEERFSWASIAQEVLALYTKLVQSK
- a CDS encoding N-acetylmuramoyl-L-alanine amidase: MRPDRRKLLKLLALTAGSFMLPASLAQAGSPVRKISAKGGHTAVIVIDPGHGGEDPGAVGAEGTREKDVVLTVAKKLAHRINHTPGFRAHLTRTGDYFVTLNKRVSIARQYSPDLFMSLHADAFHIPSARGASVYCLSERGMSTPDRAIKALVRRENSADLIGGVNLREDVEPEVAEMLMDLAQRDSLNRALLLGQNLLGSLQSVGRMKLHYKSVKQAGFAVLKAPDVPSVLVEMAFLSNPKEEELMRRVSFQETLADALLSGTRRYFQYSHRV
- the ubiG gene encoding bifunctional 2-polyprenyl-6-hydroxyphenol methylase/3-demethylubiquinol 3-O-methyltransferase UbiG: MSTDDPSEISKFELMAHEWWDPEGRFKPLHRINPLRTGYAKERLASQGFADMSALRLLDIGCGGGILAESLDQLGASVTAIDRSEKIIGVAKAHQQESGSRVDYRLQSVEALAQEAPASFDAVMAMEVLEHVADPPRFLHACSLLLKPGGLLFFSTLNRTWKAWLLAIAGAEYVLRWLPQGTHQYDRFIRPSELSGWMRSAGIRVRDVSGMTYVPWRDQWEISRDPSVNYLGFGVFTPPSDPG
- a CDS encoding cyclic nucleotide-binding domain-containing protein codes for the protein MGMLRKIKVMEGIYWVEVPRVGLYVLCGCPADVVKHLMKKGLIIPTEVQGVPCETGPNAILLADIMLQNGRLTNLAEFPVLQMLYRQGMLLPSHPNNTGARPLLIGDPEVIKSQMQYIFRGNYGLVSEEEICATGVPEATAKVLMQIKLKFAFGKIRPSDELLASLPVREHLVEICDQVFIRRKKLNVYEFSFLDERVTVDMNLESECTYPSPYPLNFHNIKREYFAVIHSGQGDGWDINRPSMGSVIMFQGKVYLVDSGPNIEYSLMALGIGINEIEGIFHTHNHDDHFAGLVTLIRSGRRIQYFAPPLVRVSVFRKLAALLSIAEERLIDFFVVRDLQVGVWNDMDGLEVMPILSPHPVETCAYYFRTFWDGKFRSYGHLADIATRKILEGMVDQGRGDGIPQAFFEETFSQYLMPADVKKIDIGGGLIHGQAEDFKDDVSERIILAHTSALLTTHQKEIGSSAPFGVVDVLVPDFSEPLRDTAADFLFAYFPGITRPNLRKLLNNPIVTFNPGSIIIKKGEINPVVFLVLTGIVEKISADAGIYNVLSAGTMLGEYHGLQGLPAKNTSRSVSFVQALRIPAGSYLEFIQKNRLDVMIKTLNDNRKIMQNTRLFGENISTPTLNRIAQQMQRHHFPAAQGESLMALDPERLCLIESGRVELRWRDRVMDVLKTGMTFGEGSAVFRGERRFQYRSLEPTTIMTIPGELLREIPIVMLNLLESWESRRHSTSPSSSEGECGETAG
- a CDS encoding alpha-1,4-glucan--maltose-1-phosphate maltosyltransferase, which gives rise to MDANHPFTIENVQPSVDGGKFPIKREVGDRVRITATVFRDGHNVTRVILKVREKYSNLPWTESPMKAINPGLSHWVGSVVLTKNAMYEFTIEAFTDIYQSWLDDLTKKFRANENVASDLVEGREFLHRLASLLNKEGEKVYLNYVFSRLDQADNVESQFNIFSETDLINLISRNAPRDDSTVLTPPLEIMVDREKARYAAWYEFFPRSQGRVEGRSATFRECIARLPEIKKMGFDVVYLPPIHPIGVTGRKGANNSLTCSPSEPGCPYAIGNQSGGHMAVEPGLGTMDDFLEFEKACRDLGMEVALDFAINCSPDHPYVAAHPEWFFKRPDGTIKYAENPPKKYEDIYPLNFNAPNGHWKDVWEEMHDIILFWADKGVRIFRVDNPHTKPVPFWHWLIQNVQQAHPDVLFLSEAFTKPPMMQALAKVGFTQSYTYFTWRNFKHEITEYFTELTQSSVSEYMRGNLFPNTPDILPRILQEGGRPAFKMRFALAATLSSVYGIYSGYELCENTPVPGKEEYLNSEKYQYKVWDWDRPGNIKGYIEKINSIRKENPSLHLYKNLRFYKAENENILFYGKATPDRRNVILILVNLDPFNRQEANIFIPLTDIGLKEGEHFEMHELISGGRFLLQGSHFFVKIDPSQPAWIFRVEKWHQREQDFDTFGL